From a region of the Brockia lithotrophica genome:
- a CDS encoding HPr family phosphocarrier protein, with amino-acid sequence MVTKPVTIRLHGGLRARSAARFVQQANRFRANVYLERGDHRVNAKSIMGVMGLALAAGEEVVLVADGPDAEEAVAALAKFLSHEYPVEV; translated from the coding sequence CTGGTGACGAAACCGGTGACGATTCGCCTGCACGGGGGTCTCCGCGCCCGATCGGCTGCCCGCTTCGTCCAGCAGGCGAATCGCTTTCGCGCCAACGTGTACCTCGAGCGGGGCGATCACCGCGTGAACGCCAAGAGCATCATGGGCGTCATGGGGCTCGCCCTTGCCGCTGGCGAGGAAGTCGTCCTCGTTGCGGACGGCCCCGACGCCGAAGAGGCGGTAGCGGCCCTCGCGAAGTTCCTCTCCCACGAATACCCCGTGGAAGTCTAG